Proteins from one Cellulosilyticum lentocellum DSM 5427 genomic window:
- a CDS encoding response regulator transcription factor, whose product MFAVQLVDDEPIVKRGLNKLIKWEELGFKIVCEAENGEEALEQLTNQHIDLIITDIGMPIMNGIEFMAQARKQEYTGEIVVLTAYGEFEYAKSAIKYGVTDYILKPIEEEQIIVILKDIKKKLQEKLDNENRYKLYKANMGKERTFSRENDKLLIKYAMTTNPKALEVLEEIIKEEKGFGEGDVASMCVRFSYILEELVTKVKEKFAYLGKLKNIDEYLHYGEQEENTKDDLMNQFSKNVGEIIGIFEESRVIYKDNVVMQACQYVIEHIDEEISLVTISETLSISKNYFCSLFKKETGENFLSFVTRMKMRRAQFLLREENLRVYEVCDLLGYTDTTYFTRLFKKYTNMTPNEYKKVVNEQYE is encoded by the coding sequence ATGTTTGCTGTACAACTAGTAGATGACGAACCTATTGTAAAAAGAGGATTAAACAAACTTATAAAATGGGAAGAACTAGGCTTTAAAATAGTATGTGAAGCAGAAAATGGTGAGGAAGCATTAGAACAGCTTACTAATCAGCATATAGATTTAATTATTACAGATATAGGAATGCCCATTATGAATGGCATAGAGTTTATGGCACAAGCAAGAAAACAAGAGTATACAGGAGAAATAGTAGTTTTAACAGCATATGGAGAATTTGAATATGCTAAAAGTGCTATTAAATATGGGGTGACAGATTATATTTTAAAACCTATAGAAGAAGAGCAGATTATAGTAATCTTAAAGGATATTAAGAAGAAGCTCCAAGAAAAGTTAGATAATGAAAATAGATATAAGTTATATAAAGCAAACATGGGTAAAGAAAGAACTTTTTCAAGAGAAAATGATAAGTTACTCATTAAATATGCTATGACCACCAATCCAAAGGCGTTAGAGGTGCTAGAAGAGATTATCAAAGAAGAAAAAGGTTTTGGTGAGGGAGATGTTGCTAGTATGTGCGTGAGGTTTTCATACATATTAGAAGAGCTAGTTACCAAAGTGAAAGAAAAGTTTGCTTATCTAGGTAAACTCAAAAACATAGATGAATATCTTCATTATGGAGAGCAAGAGGAGAACACAAAAGATGATCTCATGAATCAGTTTTCTAAAAATGTAGGAGAGATTATTGGGATTTTTGAAGAGAGTAGGGTTATTTATAAAGATAACGTAGTCATGCAGGCCTGCCAATATGTAATAGAACATATAGATGAAGAAATTAGTTTGGTAACGATCAGTGAAACTTTATCAATAAGTAAAAATTATTTTTGTAGCCTTTTTAAAAAGGAAACGGGAGAGAATTTCCTTAGTTTTGTTACACGTATGAAGATGAGACGGGCCCAATTCTTGTTAAGAGAAGAGAATCTTAGGGTATATGAAGTCTGTGATTTATTAGGTTATACAGATACTACCTATTTTACAAGGCTGTTTAAAAAATATACTAATATGACACCTAATGAATATAAAAAGGTGGTGAATGAGCAATATGAGTAG
- a CDS encoding sensor histidine kinase, which produces MSSSYKNVTEQKRIKSVSWVLVKSYLITMGFSLFFGMFLFQTILQREVNYKLQRGESEALNTVSYFITRQMQENERVSSDLATNLSFQYALSKEDESSTGLVNKLLRDSFVGRNNIRSIHIITKDGKIISEFREPSYLKDDKKFLKQFNLQAIDKEKGSAYWGINTNILEPKVGNTLYLARVIRSKAKLEPLGYLIVYLDPVQFNKDCEDVLKNISMQIMIKDSSGAIFKMPDNLAIDHLEEIVKWENDKYDYVKEDRKKYYYTVHEMPILNGMIVGLNTQARDNDNMSTILLFAVIMNIIFLSGASLIIRSKVVSPLKNIADKARVIGKQGKLDTRFTIDTGYVEVYDITCALDEMMEEIKGLVSEVKEREKLQKRLELSIINHQVKPHFLYNTLNTVSILIAIEEKESANELIKTLAKYYRACLSTGEDTITIEEELQIVKEYAKIAVIRNPNIVHITYDVDEEALKNKIPKITLQSLVENSIKYGIRKLGEPVNIHIDIKLDKSQNIMNISVEDDGVGISEEMIGKIMKGEKLEVKSGFGLKAIIARILLCYDLKDTNEVIEITSKCGEYTKILLKIPY; this is translated from the coding sequence ATGAGTAGTTCCTATAAAAATGTGACAGAACAAAAGCGTATTAAAAGTGTAAGCTGGGTACTAGTCAAAAGCTATCTTATTACCATGGGATTTTCCCTTTTTTTCGGGATGTTTTTATTTCAAACAATCTTGCAAAGAGAAGTGAACTATAAGCTTCAACGAGGAGAGAGTGAAGCTTTAAATACAGTCTCCTATTTTATTACTAGACAAATGCAAGAAAACGAAAGAGTATCCTCGGATTTGGCTACGAATCTATCATTTCAGTATGCATTATCTAAGGAGGATGAAAGCAGTACTGGGCTAGTGAATAAATTATTAAGAGATAGCTTTGTTGGTAGAAATAATATAAGATCTATTCACATTATTACTAAGGATGGAAAGATTATTTCAGAATTTAGGGAACCTAGTTACTTAAAGGATGATAAAAAATTTTTAAAACAGTTTAATTTACAAGCCATAGATAAAGAAAAAGGAAGTGCCTACTGGGGAATAAACACCAATATATTAGAACCAAAAGTAGGAAATACCTTATATCTAGCAAGAGTTATACGATCAAAAGCTAAGCTAGAGCCATTAGGTTACTTGATTGTGTATCTAGACCCTGTACAGTTTAATAAGGATTGTGAGGACGTTTTAAAGAACATTAGTATGCAGATCATGATTAAAGACAGCTCAGGAGCAATCTTTAAAATGCCAGATAATTTAGCAATAGATCATCTGGAAGAGATTGTTAAATGGGAAAACGATAAATATGATTACGTCAAAGAAGACCGTAAAAAATACTATTATACAGTACATGAGATGCCTATATTAAATGGCATGATTGTAGGCCTTAATACTCAAGCTAGGGACAATGATAATATGAGCACGATACTTTTATTTGCAGTAATCATGAATATTATCTTCCTTAGTGGAGCTTCTTTAATCATAAGGAGCAAGGTTGTTTCACCACTTAAGAATATTGCAGATAAAGCAAGAGTTATAGGAAAACAAGGTAAACTAGATACAAGGTTTACAATAGATACAGGCTACGTAGAAGTGTATGATATTACATGCGCATTAGATGAGATGATGGAAGAGATAAAAGGGCTTGTAAGTGAGGTTAAAGAAAGAGAAAAGTTACAGAAGCGATTAGAGCTCTCCATTATTAATCATCAAGTTAAACCACACTTTTTATATAATACACTAAATACAGTAAGTATACTCATTGCCATAGAGGAGAAGGAGTCGGCTAATGAACTAATTAAAACTCTGGCTAAGTATTATAGGGCTTGTTTAAGCACTGGGGAAGATACAATTACTATTGAAGAAGAGTTGCAAATTGTAAAAGAGTATGCAAAGATTGCTGTTATTAGAAATCCTAACATTGTACATATAACATATGATGTTGACGAAGAAGCATTAAAGAATAAGATACCTAAGATTACACTACAATCATTAGTAGAAAATAGTATCAAGTATGGTATAAGGAAGCTGGGAGAACCTGTAAATATACATATCGATATCAAACTAGATAAGTCCCAAAATATAATGAATATTAGTGTAGAAGATGATGGTGTAGGCATAAGTGAAGAAATGATAGGTAAAATTATGAAGGGTGAGAAACTAGAAGTCAAATCGGGGTTTGGCCTTAAGGCAATAATAGCTAGAATTTTACTTTGTTATGATTTAAAAGATACAAATGAGGTAATAGAAATTACCTCTAAATGTGGAGAATATACAAAAATATTATTAAAAATACCTTACTAA